The following proteins are co-located in the Desulfatibacillum aliphaticivorans DSM 15576 genome:
- a CDS encoding DUF6785 family protein, whose translation MTLERNEIEPRSQSRSVRKRAVILGSVLALVICAVTPYNNVYLQGTPLGGGHFPLAPFCAFLILTLVAYALAKLIGREILTGMELLVSWILMALVSGIAYTGLVRTFFINMTAPYHFATAGNRWAETLHPLLPKSWYPQNPDAVQLLYNGLDGGRDMGWMELIKNIPWSAWTTPLITWSVFILLSYFVMLCMVNIFARQWVDNERMNLPLLQVPLAMEEAVQNKNLGGFFGNPYLLAGLCIPVFLHILNGLHFYYPSVPDIPTLILAGPYFPKYGLFSAFHKLKIHLFPAYIGFAFLASRQISFSFWFFFILGGLFIGALSLFGLNIPAAALGVTFGPNITRPEETQMLGAYGIFFLFILWLARRHLADVVREAFGRKPVEWSGAQWFSTRHAFWGFVIGYAALILWNWYFGMPLIVSFLVIGAFFMIMLVASRIICQGGVAYFSLTMAPLDGMMSFFGPQFFSKMGVLIAGVSQKVLFLDLRESLMPSLFHASKISKRAGRPNMFLLGMTVTIILAVAVSFISMLALCYKFGIRELQLDWATRTTLAALQNVQTLVESPPDPGHWVHFFSILGAVVMLILVVCYHRFYWWPIHPIGYLTAYSSAMKVLWFSFFVGWLANSLCMRYGGVKLFNRLRLFFMGLIIGDFVMGGIWAIVGLFGDSSYMVLYN comes from the coding sequence GTGACCTTGGAACGCAATGAAATAGAACCCCGGTCGCAAAGCCGGAGCGTAAGAAAAAGAGCGGTGATCCTGGGCTCCGTACTGGCTCTGGTCATCTGCGCGGTAACGCCTTACAACAACGTCTACCTGCAGGGCACGCCCCTGGGCGGGGGGCATTTTCCCCTGGCGCCCTTTTGCGCCTTTTTGATTCTGACTCTCGTCGCGTACGCCCTGGCCAAACTGATCGGCCGGGAAATCCTCACCGGCATGGAATTGCTGGTCTCCTGGATTTTAATGGCCCTGGTTTCGGGCATCGCCTACACCGGGTTGGTGCGCACCTTCTTCATCAACATGACCGCGCCGTACCACTTCGCCACGGCCGGTAACAGATGGGCCGAAACACTTCACCCCTTGCTGCCCAAGTCGTGGTATCCCCAAAACCCGGACGCCGTCCAATTATTGTACAACGGCCTGGACGGCGGCAGGGACATGGGGTGGATGGAGTTGATCAAAAACATCCCCTGGTCCGCCTGGACCACGCCCCTCATAACCTGGAGCGTTTTCATCCTGCTCAGCTATTTTGTCATGCTTTGCATGGTGAACATTTTCGCCAGGCAATGGGTGGACAACGAACGCATGAACTTGCCCCTGCTTCAGGTTCCCCTGGCCATGGAAGAGGCCGTGCAAAACAAGAACCTGGGCGGTTTTTTCGGCAATCCGTATTTGCTGGCGGGATTGTGCATTCCGGTTTTTCTGCATATTTTGAACGGACTGCACTTTTATTATCCATCGGTGCCCGATATTCCCACGCTGATTCTGGCCGGGCCGTACTTTCCCAAATACGGGCTGTTTTCCGCGTTTCATAAGCTGAAGATTCATTTGTTTCCCGCCTATATCGGATTCGCCTTTTTGGCTTCCAGGCAGATATCATTCTCCTTCTGGTTCTTCTTCATCCTGGGCGGATTGTTCATCGGGGCCTTGAGCCTGTTCGGCCTGAACATCCCGGCCGCCGCCCTGGGCGTGACCTTCGGCCCCAACATCACCAGGCCGGAAGAAACCCAGATGCTGGGAGCATACGGCATCTTTTTCTTGTTTATTCTGTGGCTGGCGCGCAGGCATTTGGCCGACGTAGTCCGGGAGGCATTCGGGCGCAAGCCCGTGGAATGGTCCGGGGCGCAGTGGTTTTCCACCCGCCATGCCTTTTGGGGCTTTGTAATCGGATACGCGGCTCTCATCTTGTGGAACTGGTATTTCGGCATGCCTCTGATTGTGAGCTTTTTGGTCATAGGCGCGTTTTTTATGATCATGCTGGTGGCCAGCCGGATTATCTGCCAGGGCGGCGTGGCGTATTTTTCCCTGACCATGGCGCCGCTGGACGGCATGATGTCCTTTTTCGGGCCTCAGTTTTTCAGCAAGATGGGCGTGTTAATCGCCGGAGTCAGCCAAAAGGTCCTGTTTTTGGATCTCAGGGAATCGCTCATGCCTTCCCTGTTTCATGCAAGCAAAATCAGCAAGAGGGCGGGCAGGCCTAACATGTTCCTACTGGGCATGACCGTGACCATCATCCTGGCCGTGGCGGTGTCCTTTATCTCCATGCTGGCCCTGTGCTATAAATTCGGCATTCGCGAATTACAACTGGACTGGGCCACCCGGACCACTTTAGCCGCTCTGCAGAATGTGCAGACTCTGGTGGAGTCGCCCCCGGACCCGGGCCATTGGGTGCATTTCTTTTCCATCCTGGGCGCTGTGGTCATGCTGATTCTGGTGGTCTGCTACCATCGCTTTTATTGGTGGCCCATCCACCCCATCGGATATTTGACCGCCTACAGCTCGGCCATGAAAGTCCTGTGGTTCAGCTTTTTCGTGGGCTGGCTGGCCAATTCCCTGTGCATGCGGTACGGCGGGGTCAAGTTGTTCAACAGGTTGCGTTTGTTCTTTATGGGATTGATCATCGGGGATTTTGTCATGGGCGGGATCTGGGCGATTGTCGGGCTGTTCGGAGATTCCAGCTACATGGTCCTATACAACTAA
- a CDS encoding peptide transporter: MYEDKELQEYRDLLKPPSHFEEGFDWKTIVGAIFIGFLMMPGSMYLQLVIGTGIGPAARWVTIILFAEIAKRSYTELKQQEVFLLYYMAGAALASPFQGLLWSQYLVQSDAARMLGLVEYIPSWVAPGPDSTSLVERTFFHRDWLTPILLLAGAQLIQRIDHFGLGYTLYRITSDVEKLPFPMAPVGALGTMALAESTEDRKRSWKWRVFSIGGMIGLGFGAIYVLLPIVSGLLFAKPIRLIPIPWVELTGYTEQVLPAVATGIQLDIGLIFIGMVLPFWAVIGGLVGLIITIILNPILHSVGILHRWHPGMGTVDTVFANNFDFYMSFGIGLGLAIAAVGVWHVVRSFGKSAPGERGSWKNLFNPPEGRGDFSIYISLGIYVFSTLAYVLLCVWLVPTFPWIFFLAYGFIYTPVVSYVSARMEGIAGQFVSLPLVREASFIAGARFFGYSGIEIWYAPIPIHNYGEATVHFRQIELTGTSLRGIIKAEIVVFPVVIIASLLFSQFIWRLAPIPSSSYPYAQELWHLQALNSLLMQTSTLEGNSLFFQALRGEYVAAGMGFGVLTYFLLMLFGLPIMLIYGVVRGLGQSTPHGMLLEVAGALLGRFFFLKKYGKSWRQYAPVLLAGFSCGMGLTGMFAMGFALILKSLGRLAY, translated from the coding sequence ATGTACGAGGACAAAGAACTACAAGAATATCGGGATTTGTTAAAGCCTCCCTCCCACTTTGAAGAGGGCTTTGACTGGAAAACCATTGTGGGCGCCATCTTCATTGGCTTCCTCATGATGCCCGGAAGCATGTACCTGCAACTGGTCATTGGCACGGGCATAGGACCGGCGGCCCGGTGGGTGACCATCATCCTGTTTGCGGAAATCGCCAAGCGCTCCTATACAGAGCTGAAGCAGCAGGAGGTTTTTCTCTTATATTATATGGCCGGAGCAGCCCTGGCCTCGCCCTTTCAGGGGCTTTTGTGGAGCCAATATCTGGTGCAGTCCGACGCGGCCCGCATGCTCGGGCTGGTGGAATACATTCCAAGCTGGGTGGCGCCCGGACCCGATTCCACCTCCCTGGTGGAGCGCACCTTTTTCCATAGGGACTGGCTGACGCCCATTCTGCTGCTGGCAGGCGCGCAATTGATCCAGCGCATCGACCATTTCGGCCTGGGTTACACCCTGTACCGCATTACCTCCGACGTGGAAAAGCTGCCTTTCCCCATGGCGCCCGTCGGGGCTTTGGGAACCATGGCCCTGGCCGAATCCACCGAAGACCGCAAGAGAAGCTGGAAATGGCGGGTTTTCTCCATAGGCGGCATGATCGGCCTGGGCTTCGGCGCCATCTACGTGCTTTTGCCCATAGTCTCGGGCCTGCTATTCGCCAAGCCAATCCGGTTGATTCCCATACCCTGGGTGGAGCTGACAGGCTACACCGAGCAAGTCCTGCCCGCCGTGGCAACCGGCATCCAGTTGGATATCGGGCTCATTTTCATCGGCATGGTGCTGCCGTTCTGGGCGGTGATCGGCGGGCTTGTGGGCCTGATCATCACCATTATCCTGAATCCCATTTTGCATTCCGTGGGCATCCTGCACCGGTGGCATCCGGGCATGGGCACGGTGGACACGGTGTTCGCCAATAACTTCGACTTTTACATGAGCTTCGGCATCGGCCTGGGGCTGGCCATCGCCGCCGTGGGCGTCTGGCATGTGGTGCGCTCCTTCGGCAAAAGCGCGCCGGGCGAGCGGGGCTCGTGGAAAAACCTCTTCAACCCGCCCGAGGGCAGGGGGGATTTCAGCATTTATATATCCCTGGGGATCTATGTATTCTCCACCCTGGCCTACGTGCTTTTGTGCGTGTGGCTGGTGCCGACCTTTCCGTGGATCTTCTTCCTGGCCTACGGGTTTATATACACCCCCGTGGTGTCGTACGTCTCAGCCCGGATGGAGGGCATTGCCGGCCAGTTCGTCAGCCTGCCCCTGGTGCGGGAGGCCAGCTTTATCGCGGGCGCCCGGTTCTTCGGATATTCGGGTATTGAAATCTGGTACGCGCCCATCCCCATCCACAACTACGGCGAGGCCACCGTGCACTTCCGCCAGATTGAGTTGACAGGAACCAGCCTGCGGGGCATCATCAAGGCGGAAATCGTGGTCTTCCCCGTGGTGATCATCGCCAGCCTGTTGTTTTCCCAGTTTATCTGGAGACTGGCGCCCATTCCGTCCTCCAGCTATCCCTACGCCCAGGAGTTATGGCACTTGCAGGCCCTGAACTCCTTGCTGATGCAGACCTCCACTTTGGAAGGCAATTCCCTGTTTTTCCAGGCCTTGCGAGGAGAATACGTGGCGGCCGGCATGGGATTCGGCGTGCTGACCTACTTTTTGCTCATGCTGTTCGGATTGCCCATCATGCTGATTTACGGCGTGGTCCGCGGCCTGGGCCAGAGCACGCCCCACGGCATGCTGTTGGAAGTGGCCGGCGCCTTGCTGGGACGATTTTTCTTCCTCAAGAAATACGGAAAATCCTGGAGGCAATACGCGCCGGTCCTATTGGCCGGATTCTCCTGCGGCATGGGCCTCACCGGCATGTTCGCCATGGGCTTCGCCTTGATCCTCAAGTCGTTGGGTAGGCTGGCGTATTAA
- a CDS encoding HD-GYP domain-containing protein — protein sequence MSDFIQIRKSQIYYYEKTPLYTKTDKGDFVLYKASHLKVDPKRFAADGSPLLFTPIEAQELASKELRAQLTNALLKNVRGGDLKAVKSGMCNIVDEAFQDPLDDNLQILPDSLDIMFEGYLNIIQWIREINEIRVGGSSLVEHSVNTMVLVINYCVYDSFSVKDAKDMSLAALLHDVGLTKLPKSLIETNTKLSDKEFLEYQKHPKIGYDMVREKVEMPDAMATGILEHHKRFDGSGYPKGATKISFAGSLIGMLDSYESLTNTEKQHRKRKKPFNALKIVQDEILKFGRHDKTVFMKFCLSLKGKSNFTL from the coding sequence TTGAGCGACTTCATCCAAATTCGAAAATCCCAAATATATTATTACGAAAAAACGCCGTTGTATACGAAGACGGACAAGGGCGATTTTGTGTTATATAAAGCCTCGCATCTGAAAGTCGACCCGAAACGTTTTGCGGCGGATGGCTCCCCTTTGCTGTTCACCCCCATTGAAGCCCAGGAACTGGCCTCCAAGGAGTTGCGCGCTCAGTTGACGAATGCGCTGTTAAAAAATGTGAGGGGCGGCGATTTAAAGGCTGTCAAGTCCGGCATGTGCAATATTGTGGACGAGGCGTTCCAGGATCCTTTGGACGACAACCTGCAAATCCTCCCGGATTCCCTGGACATCATGTTTGAAGGCTACCTCAACATCATACAATGGATCAGGGAAATTAACGAAATTCGCGTGGGCGGGTCCAGTTTGGTGGAGCACTCGGTCAATACCATGGTGTTGGTGATCAACTACTGCGTCTACGATTCTTTTTCCGTCAAGGACGCCAAGGATATGAGCCTGGCCGCCCTGCTCCATGATGTGGGTCTAACGAAACTTCCCAAAAGCCTGATTGAAACAAACACAAAACTGTCTGATAAGGAGTTTTTAGAGTATCAAAAGCACCCGAAAATCGGATATGACATGGTGCGGGAAAAGGTGGAAATGCCGGACGCCATGGCCACGGGAATCCTTGAGCACCATAAGCGTTTTGACGGGTCGGGCTACCCCAAAGGCGCGACCAAAATTTCATTTGCCGGCTCGTTAATAGGCATGCTGGATAGTTATGAAAGCCTGACCAACACGGAAAAGCAACACCGAAAAAGAAAAAAGCCTTTCAACGCCCTTAAAATCGTCCAGGACGAAATCCTGAAATTCGGCCGGCACGACAAAACCGTGTTCATGAAATTTTGCCTGAGCCTGAAAGGCAAAAGCAATTTTACCCTGTAG